The proteins below come from a single bacterium genomic window:
- a CDS encoding cold shock domain-containing protein, translated as MAERETGVVKWFNTSKGYGFIERDKGEDVFVHYSAIATQGYRSLEEGQRVEFTVAAGPKGPQAQDVTTLD; from the coding sequence ATGGCAGAGCGTGAAACCGGTGTTGTTAAATGGTTCAACACCTCTAAAGGCTATGGCTTTATCGAGCGCGATAAAGGGGAAGATGTTTTCGTGCATTATAGTGCCATTGCAACCCAGGGCTATCGTTCTCTGGAAGAAGGTCAGCGGGTAGAATTTACGGTTGCCGCGGGACCGAAAGGTCCTCAGGCCCAAGACGTGACAACCCTTGATTGA
- a CDS encoding N-acetylmuramoyl-L-alanine amidase, with amino-acid sequence MFRHLTLWILCLVFVPTLTWAKPKLTDIRYWSAPDHTRVVLDLTQPVQYSILKPAPQLIIDLAEIEMEIEEKRWLIEDGRVEEVKLSKTKSGRVRVKLELMKETSFRLFALPPYAEKPNRLVIDCFKLETSEKPPPILSDGKKGMKTIVIDPGHGGEDPGAIGRKNYLKEKEVVLDIAQKLKSRLDRIPNLKVYLTRKGDYFLPLRKRIQAAREVEADLFVSIHTNANPSTRCNGSCVYILSLKGASDESSELLAEYENAADLVGGHVVEEENDMLTKILLDLAQTNTMNESTIAAKIVSDYIGTIGKTKNMGVKRANFVVLRSVDIPSILVETAFISNHEEERLLGTDGFRSQLAEVMARGISEYLGVVPQIHVVKSGENLEQIARNYGVSLQNIQRENQLEDLNCLSVGQKLRIPIE; translated from the coding sequence ATGTTTAGACACCTCACCTTATGGATCTTATGTCTTGTCTTTGTTCCGACTCTAACCTGGGCCAAACCTAAACTTACCGACATTCGTTATTGGAGCGCCCCCGATCATACCCGGGTTGTCCTCGATCTTACCCAGCCGGTTCAATATTCTATCCTGAAGCCTGCCCCCCAATTGATCATTGACCTGGCTGAGATCGAGATGGAGATTGAAGAAAAAAGATGGCTAATAGAAGATGGAAGAGTAGAAGAGGTAAAACTCTCAAAAACTAAAAGTGGTAGAGTGAGGGTGAAGCTCGAGTTAATGAAAGAGACCAGCTTCCGTCTTTTTGCCCTCCCACCCTACGCTGAAAAACCAAATCGGCTGGTTATTGATTGTTTCAAGCTTGAAACGAGCGAGAAGCCTCCGCCTATCTTATCTGATGGTAAGAAGGGAATGAAGACTATCGTTATTGATCCTGGACACGGTGGAGAGGATCCCGGAGCCATAGGCAGGAAGAACTATCTGAAAGAAAAAGAGGTCGTTCTGGATATAGCCCAAAAACTTAAATCAAGACTTGACCGGATACCTAATTTAAAAGTCTATTTGACCCGAAAGGGAGACTACTTTCTTCCCTTAAGAAAAAGAATCCAGGCAGCCAGAGAGGTGGAGGCAGACTTATTTGTCAGTATCCATACCAATGCCAACCCTTCCACCAGATGTAACGGCAGTTGTGTTTACATCCTATCTCTGAAAGGGGCCTCAGATGAGTCTTCAGAACTTTTGGCCGAATACGAAAACGCGGCCGATTTAGTCGGGGGGCATGTGGTAGAAGAGGAAAACGATATGTTAACCAAGATCCTCCTCGATCTGGCCCAGACTAATACGATGAACGAAAGCACTATTGCCGCCAAAATAGTGAGCGACTATATAGGAACTATTGGCAAGACGAAAAATATGGGGGTAAAAAGGGCTAATTTCGTGGTGCTAAGATCAGTGGATATCCCTTCTATCCTGGTTGAGACGGCCTTTATCTCTAATCATGAGGAAGAAAGACTGCTGGGCACTGATGGATTTCGCTCCCAACTGGCCGAAGTTATGGCCAGGGGAATTAGTGAATATCTTGGGGTGGTTCCCCAAATTCATGTGGTCAAATCAGGAGAGAATTTGGAACAAATAGCCAGAAACTATGGGGTTTCACTCCAAAACATTCAAAGAGAAAATCAGCTTGAAGATTTAAACTGTCTTTCGGTGGGGCAGAAACTTCGGATCCCGATAGAATAA
- a CDS encoding type II toxin-antitoxin system HicB family antitoxin, which produces MRFIIMLEQTEAGFSVQVPDLAIVTYGKNIADAKLAAIEAIKINLDAYQEAGKEVPERRSMLTHLGNPDFADLLFTYVDVYLSRPEEKLAA; this is translated from the coding sequence GTGCGTTTTATTATTATGTTGGAACAAACTGAGGCGGGTTTTTCGGTCCAGGTGCCTGACTTAGCTATAGTTACATATGGAAAAAATATTGCGGATGCTAAACTTGCGGCCATCGAAGCCATAAAAATAAACCTGGACGCCTATCAAGAGGCAGGGAAGGAGGTTCCTGAGAGGAGATCAATGTTAACCCATTTAGGTAACCCAGATTTTGCCGACTTATTATTTACCTATGTAGATGTATATCTGAGTCGGCCCGAAGAGAAATTAGCGGCTTAA